CTTACTATCAAAATATTCCTCCCTATTGCGATCTTATTCACATTCTCCATTTAGGATGTTTGCTATGTTCACGGTTTAAGCTCAAGAATAACCATGTCAGCGTACATCCAACCAAGAATGGGGATTTGTGTTCCATATGGGACTATGATGGAAAGATAGCATACGAGGATATCGTTGCAGCAACAGAGGATTTCGACTTCCGATACTGTATTGGAGTTGGTGGTTATGGTAGTGTTTACAAAGCAAAACTCCCTTCTGGTAAAGTAGTTGCTTTGAAGAAACTTCATCATTTAGAAGCCGAAAATCCAACTTTTGACAAGAGTTTCAGGAACGAGATCAAGTTTCTATCAGAAATACGACATCGAAACATAGTGAAGCTTCACGGGTTTTGTCTACACCGACGATCCATGTTTTTGATCTATGAATACATGGAAAAAGGGAGTTTGTTCTGCAACCTAAGGGATGAAGTGAATGCTGTGGAAATGGATTGGACGAAAAGAGTAGAGATCATCAAAGGCATAGCACATGCTTTGTCTTACTTGCACCATGATTGCTGCCCTCCGATTGTTCATCGAGACATATCAAGTAACAATGTTCTTTTAAACTCAAGTTTTGAGGCCTTTGTGGCCGACTTTGGAACAGCTAGAATGTTGGATCTTGATTCATCTTATCAGACCATTATTGTCGGAACTTGTGGCTACGTAGCTCCAGGTGGcgttttctttttttacttgATTTACTGACCTTTTCTCTGAACATATAATTGAATTTCTTCTTACTAATTTGTGTATGTAGAACTTGCTTATACAATGATTGTCACCGAAAAATGCGATGTTTATAGTTTTGGAGTGGTAGCACTGGAAATATTGATGGGAAAGCATCCTGAAGAAATGTTATCATGGTTGTCATCACCAACTTCTTTGGTAAACATGAAGCTGATTGATGTGTTAGACAACCGTTTACCACTTCCAACAAGCCAACTAGTTACacaaaatcttgttcatgttgctACACTGGCTTTCGCTTGCTTAAATCCACAACCGAAGTCCCGACCAAcaatgaaggaagtgtgtgaagagtTCCTTTCTCGCCATACATCCTTGGGAATTCCTCTTCGGATGATCTC
This window of the Gossypium hirsutum isolate 1008001.06 unplaced genomic scaffold, Gossypium_hirsutum_v2.1 scaffold_1568, whole genome shotgun sequence genome carries:
- the LOC107889391 gene encoding MDIS1-interacting receptor like kinase 2-like yields the protein MFLIYEYMEKGSLFCNLRDEVNAVEMDWTKRVEIIKGIAHALSYLHHDCCPPIVHRDISSNNVLLNSSFEAFVADFGTARMLDLDSSYQTIIVGTCGYVAPELAYTMIVTEKCDVYSFGVVALEILMGKHPEEMLSWLSSPTSLVNMKLIDVLDNRLPLPTSQLVTQNLVHVATLAFACLNPQPKSRPTMKEVCEEFLSRHTSLGIPLRMISLLQLMNREMHIGGKTKTCGV